cggcgggtgtgtgtgttgtgttgtcgtggttgtgtgtgtgtatgtgaaggagaagaggtgggggaagggcagccatggatggggtgtttggatgcttgaagaagaagaagaaaagagagaatgagaaggggggggggcggatgagagagagggattttttagggttttcttccttttcttttttttgttttgttttgttttgctttgttttttttttttgaaatgcaagatagggggtgttgggttatggaccgggttgacccggtttgaaatggactgggtcgtttgggaagattgggccattttttgggcctgtggcttgaaatcgaagaagaggcccaattccgactttctttatattttcgctctcttttcttctttttatttctctaaaactaaattataaaaatacttaaattattattaagaactaaattaagttataaaagcgcaaattaacttccaataacaattaacgcacaattaagtaataattaagcataaaattgtatatttggacattaaatgctaaaaatgcaaacgatgcctatttttgtaaatttttatttttttgtaaacaaacttaattactaacaaattatagaattaaatcctacatacaaaatgcgatatatttttgtattttttattaatttagcaaataaacatgcacagacaaatacaaataattattcaaaatatcacaaaattgcacaccaaggaaaattattttatttttgaatttttggggagtaattctcatattgggcaaaaatcacgtgcttacatcgtgtacatgtgatatgccaaatattattttgtcatgccttataaaagttattaaaggcaaagttaaagcaagaaatgattttgcttatgatgattttgaccatgacaatttattatgatataattttctccgtgaaggagacatttaccatatgaatggtatgataaaagatcttttAGTACAAAAGTTATTAAGAACTCcgaaaaaactaatttgttactacccggatgaataaacttattcatgacattgatattgtaaagtctcaaaagaaactttttgagtttcaactatataagtcaaagtgattggcatattgagactataaatgaaaggaagattgaatatcttcatatttctataatcataccgggtaattatgaaaggttacccgatcttctttctatttgtactacacataaataagcatgatgctggaatcatatgccacaagtaaactagaggtttactaaaacaaatattaattggcatgactggttgaccatctcggttcaattatgatgcgaaaaattaattaagaattacattgacatatattgaagaatagaagattcttcaagaattctcttgtgctgcttattctcatgatatatcagttaaaggttgggattgaatcctttgatttctggaaggaataaaaggtgatatatatatgggcccagtcacctgccatgtgaaccgtttactattatatgattttaatagatgcatctattttatggtcacatgtgcatttgttatcaacttgcagtttggtttttgcaagattgcttgctcaaattattagagcacaattccagaatataaattatgatgatttatcttaataatactggtttaaatccaagttggtttagcagaaattatatgcctccaattatagctaaatcattgtttatgagaacaaaactcccaaaaacgaaatttggtatgagatttattatttaatatacagcagcatgtgtacgcatctagccaagttataaaaatttctccctatcacaatcggttcagggtcaggaacaaaataatttctatatagaaatatgaatgtgctatatgatttaattatgccaccaaaatgcacaaagatgagttcccaaagaaggttgggaaatgtattggtgatcccaacattaggggagaaaatgggcagctgagaaagtgatacgtgaaatgaattattatgaatacatatagatcctcgtacaagaaaatatgaacttgaagttcaagtgataattcatttacaaattattgccagacgcatttgctgagccaaagctaaatgtcatatttcagctgctaatgctccaaatagaataaagtctaTGAGGGACAAAGTCTATGGCACGTATGaagtgtaacagaccaatcggttccaaagataaaactccttgaagaaggagaggggcaaatattcaaaatagtcataataaggaggcaagtgccctagaagagcaccacgacataacacttcataagacctcatgggagaggctcaggtacctgaaaataatgaaataaaaagatctcaataagttatgtctttattaggtaataatggaaccgacgTAAAGTGATCGTCGATGATATTGTTaacataatgtagcgctcaatattattaatattgacgaggatcttgagctcaaatctgtcatgaaatttggacacataaatgattggccaaatgaaaaataagcaatgaaaattgacttcacttgaaaaaatgtGAAGTTGCGTGGATAGTCCCAACACATGAAAGTATAAAGCCAATGGAGGTATAAATGTATTCTTGTGCAAAAagttcaagtcgatagacatacaGACGACTTGTGACACAAGAAAatagtaaatatcctcacattgattatatggagacatgttctcttatggTTGATATAATTatttcaggttttaatctggcaatacatgaaaacttgatatgcgtatcaTGGAAATTATTGAAGGATTAAAATTGTTTTGAAGCATATTAatgtttccaagaaatttattaaataaagcttcaaaaattcTTATACgaattgaaacaatcagggcgcatgtggtataattgCCTGTGTGAGTACctattgaaagaagggtacaataATGATTCAATTGTCCTTGTATCTTTATAAAAAGatctggatttgaatttgttataatctctgtgtatgttgatgattcaaatatcattacaactcccaggcagcttcctaaagcagtagactgtttaaagaaagaatttgaaatgaaaaatttTGGAAAGActttttgtcttggtctacaaattgagtatatgaaagatgaaatttttatcaatcaatcagcatacactaaaaagattttaaagcaattttatatggataaagcacatccatttagtaccccgatggttgtgagatcactcgatataaataaagatccattccgacttcatgaaaataatgaagaacttgttggtcctgaagtaccatatcttagtgcaattgatgcACTAATGTATTTTTCTAACACTACAAGGCGTGACATAAcgttttcagttaatgtcttagcaagatatagctctgctcctacaaggagacattggactgaaatcaaacacatattgtgtTATCTAAAAGGAACTACCaatgtgggcttattttatggcaatgattgcaatcccgatcttgttggttatgccgatgtagaatatttatctgacacacacaaggcttgatctcaaacatgctatgtgtttacatgtggaggcactgtcatatcttggcgatcgactaagcaatcaatcgtggctattTCTTCTAATCATGATGAGATAATTGTTATTCATGAAgtaagtcgagaatgtgtatggttgaggtctactatacatcttattcgaaacaaatgtggtttgaagtgtgataaactacccacagttttgtatgaagaaaatacaacatgcatagcccaattaaagggaggattcataaaggagttaggacaaaacacatttcacctaaattattattcacacatgatcttcaaaagaatggtgatattaatTTGCAAcggattcgttcaagtgataatacgGCTGATTTTTTCACCAAATATCTACCGgcatcaaccttcaagaaactagtgtacaagattgggatacgaagactcaacgatgtgaactgatgatctcatcagggggagttaatacgcgttgtactctttttccctttcaaggttttgtcccattgggttttccttgcaaggtttttaacgaggcaaccaaaaggcgtatttctaaatatgtgtactctttttccttcattaggattttttttctcATAGGgtttttttcctaataaggttttaacgaggcacattatttatggacatccaagggggagtgttatgataaaatcaaaatatggtggatgtctactcttcctccatgatctttctctcaaatggttaatgacatattcaatgacatattttctatgttccatgacatattccatgacatattttcttcacttttcatacctatataaaggctttgtaatagatagcaaaatacacacaattgaagaagaaaatctcttccttctctctatctctattcttgttcatgttttactaagttacttttatttcttgttcatgctttactaaattgcttttatttcttgttcatgcttcactaaattgcttttatttcataacaataTTCGCATTTTGGTGCTTTATTCACATAAAATAATACTAAAACATATAGATTTAAAACCGGCAATTTAGCTATTTTTACTTAAGGACATGCAAAAAATTATACCagatgcaaaaaataaaaataaccacGCAAATGGAAGTGACGCGCATTTATAAAGCCCCATGTCCATACATTAATGTTAATAATCTTTTTAAACTGATAAAGGAAGCCAATATTTGCTCAAGAGTCAAAACTAGAAAAACAGTGTTCTTGCCAATAGCTACCTCAGAAAGAAATATAAGATAAAATTCTAACACAAAACTTTGGTACTTAAAGGACCATGCGTTGCAAGTCACACGCCATAGCATTTCCTAGCATGAAGTCTTAAGCCTGCCTGTTCTTCTTCTTAACACCTGACTTGGCAACCTTGAGACTCCTGTTCACGGCACTCAGCCTTGCAAGGGCTGCCTTCTTCAGATCTGGCCTGTAGTAGTTGTCTGCAACCTGTATAATTAGCTATGTTAAATATCTTCATACAAAATGTGAAAATAGACAAGGCTGAGATAACTATTTAACAAAGACAAATTAATGTTCAGAAGTAGTTACTAGAAGTAACCTATGGAAAAGCTAACTCATGCAATACAGTAAGAACAGACTAGAAAATAGGATTAAAAAACATAATGTGACAGACATAACAATGAGAAAAACCTTGGCAGATAAAATATTACACAAGTATCTCCCAAGAAAATTGAAGGCAAATGGGAAAGAATAACAACTCAGTCAAAATGATTCATGTGCAGTCTGCATATGGATCCTTGACAAAAGAACTAATTCTCAAAGCTAACAACCAACCATTACTTCAAACAAAGCAACTGCTACATTATTTAACAGGACATCAATATTAGTATTCAGAAGTATTCACCAGAAGTAATCTCCAGAAAACCTTAACAACTCGTGGAATACAGCAAGAACTGAGAACTAGCAACTAACACATCAGAAGGCATAATGGGAAAACCCTGATAAATTAACATTTTAAATATATCTCCAAAGAAAAAGGCAAACGCAAGAGAACAATAGCAACTCATCATAATGTAGTACTACTGTCTTTATTCCAAATATAGACCCTGACAACCTATTTGGTTTGGACTATTCATCTGATCACTTCAAATAACCAAAATAGTCCATCAGGCACTATATAAAAAAGATAACTAATTCTCAAAGCTAACCAACCCTTACTTCAAATGTGACTATTATCAACGTAACTAATTCTCAAAGCTAACCAACCATTACTTCAAATGTGACTATTATCAACGATTTATATTAATTCAAGGGTGTAGACTCTAAATAATCAAAATAATACGCAATCCAAAGTCCAAACACATAAAACCCTTAACCTTAATAAAAAGGACAATGACAGATTCTGGAGAAAAGTTCAACCTCAAAATTATGAAGGTGAGAAATCCTAACACATCTCTGTAAGCACAAAAATAGAGAAGCTATCGAAATTTGATTTGATGACAAACACTGCAAGGATACAAAGTCACCATAATGCTGTTTGGCTACAAACAATTACATAGCAAATAATCAAGGGAAACCAACCTGGTTGGTTACAGCCTTGGTCATTCTGCGGAATTCCTTCTTCATCACAGATTTGTTCAGCAAAGTTGAAGGCTTGTTTTGCTTCTTGGTCTTCGATGTGGCAAGCAACACAGACTTATCTTTCCCCTCAGCCTGGATAGTCACAGTTTTCTTGTTTGCTAGGCCTAAACAATCATAACACCATAAAACAAAATTCACTTCACGTTAATTTAACCCATGCCAAATATGCAACAATAATCCAAACAAGCTGTGAATTAAGCAAACCTTTCCACAATTAAAAACAATACCAAACATGACAGACCTCAACTTCAATTAAAAAACCAAATGTGTACACTATGAAAATCCTAAATAACATTCGAACGACATATGACAAATTGCATGTAAACCATCAATCAATAGATAATTTTAACGGATTGGAATCAACGAAACAAAATCCTGATCTATAAAAGCAATTAGACAATTTTAAGAGGTACAAATGTAAGGGGACTAACCAGAGTGTTTGTAAGAGTGAAGGTTGTAAAGATTGTTAGGTTCTTTGCTGAAAACAACACCGGCGGTACCATTACCGAACTCCTTAACCAAAAAGGAGTTGTTTTTCTTCACGATCTCCCATACAAGTTGCCCTGGAACTGTTGTCATTTCCACTAACTGAGAGCCTAGGGTTTTGCTTTGACGGCGGTAGAGGAAGATGTTGTGAACTTAAGATCGCAAAAGTGTGTAAATTTTGCATTATATATTGGCATCTAAAAGCCCTTAGGCAAGGAATTGGACGGGCCTGAACATTTGAATTTACGGAAATGGCCCATTTTCTCCTTGTAAAAATGACAATATATAGCCGCTATATATGTAAAATATATagtaaattttatacatttttgcGATTACTATATATAAATAATTTTGATCGCGGGCTAGAAGTGATCTTTgctctatctttttcattttttctttcacGTATAAACGCTCTCGAGAGAAATTAATTTAGTCCAAACATACGGTCATTTATGATGACAAAttctttaattattttatattaattttaaaaaaaaaaaggtaggAGGAGGAATTGTATATGTAACAGTTGTCATGCCTATTAAAGAGAGTCTAAtataaatttattatttttaattcctTTTAATTTGTTTGAAAGTGTGAATCAAtaatttactttattttgtttggtatagCGAACTAAAACAATTGTGCCCCTCCTTATCCAATTTTGGATGTCTAGGGGGATAAAAGGTTATCTATATAAACTCTAAGATATTGCTAAAAGTACTttaaagccaaaaaaaaaaaatgtaaaagtgCTTTTGAACACTTACAAGCAAATTTATCATAAATGACCCCATTAGAGTTTCTAGTTTTTACTGCCAAAGAGAAGAAAACTAGTCTAATATCATCGTGAAATTGCAACTACAAAACCTGGTTCTCAAATCCATACGCATTTCTCCTTTGCAATTGCAATGTAGCTACACATTACTAACATTATCACACGCAATCTAGCGACATAAGTAAATTCACATAAATTTAAAGAAGTTCCAGTTGATCCAAAACTGAATTCCAAGTGTTGCAATCTACATACAGATGACATAACGTGCCACCATCTCACCACATAGAAGTGACATTGCTTCTTGCAATGAGAATGTCCCTTCCCCAACGCTTGAAATTCCTCGTTCTACATCAAACTAGGATCTCAAAACTAGGATTTCATTCTCAAAAATGAGGCTCAGTTCTCAACGTCTCAAAATACAAAATAGATAGACGGGGAAgagattttaaatgatgcactgaagTAGCCAGTGCAATCTGTACCATAAATATAAAAAGCATAAAGTTATTAACCCTCTAAATCAAAGTCGAAAAATTGAACCAATCCTAATCAGACCACCATTTTTACACCTCACCTAACGTTACATTATATACACCAGACAAAGCAACCAATCAGCAGAGTTCCCCCAGCACCACATTTTCCACAACGGTGATCACACCCTGTTATTGTACAAAAAAGATTCAACTCGAGAACCCAGACTGGGCTGCTAAAAATCAGAATTCCTACAGAACAAATCCTCATAGTTCACTACTCTGGCCTTTCCGGTCAATGGAGCATCATTCAACCGATGCTTGGTATAATAGAACGGTGGGCAGGTCGTACTGAGCTATTTAATGCTTCATTTATCCTACTGAACACTATTTTCAGGGGGACACAAGCTACTGCAGGGCCTTTAAGCTTCTCTACTACAggtttcttctctttattttgttgGTGAGAACCAGTTAAGGAAGACAATTTTCTAATCTTCTTTGAAAGGAGGCCGTTTTTCCTCGTCTTGGGTGACTTAGTTGGTGAACCACGAGGTTGCACCATGTGATGCCTAGTCGATATCCTGGCCGCCAAACTTGGCTTGGATTCATAATCCATATCCGCACCTTGCAAAGCTGAGTTGTTCTCACTGTGATCCTCATCCAAGTCATAGCTGCTGCTATAGCACTCAGATCCACTGACTAGCAGATTATCACAAAAGCCATCATCCAAGACTTCAACTGTGAGAGGGTGACCTATGATAGGCTGACCATTCAATTTGCTCATTAGAGAAATATATGGAACATGCTGTGGACGATAGCTGGCTTTGACCTCAAGATTAACATCATACAGTGAAGAATCAGCTATGTGGTGCCTAAGAGAAAAATCTGATGACTCATACTTGGGGTTAACTGTATATCGAGACTGGCGATAGGGTAGCAACCTCTGGGGAGCTAGCAGCTCAGCTGTTGGCCCCTTCATACGAGCCTCTCTGAGAGAAACATTCCTGCCCCAACCTCGCAACTCATCCACTATGGATCTTGTTTCGGACTGAGGCGTAGTTGTTGCTGATTTCGACTTTAAACGATATGTCAAACTCTCTGAAGCATGGGAACCGCCAGTATTATAGCAACCAACTTTACGACCTGGAGAAAGAGGGAATGCATCAAGATCCATAGCAGTCAAATATACATTTGATTCATCTTTTAAGTCTCCGTGTTTTACAGAATCTTTCTTTGTAATCTTACTTGTCTGCCTCGAATTCCTCTTTCCTTTCAACTGCCACTTTGAAGTTCCTTTCTCCATCCTCTGGCTAAAACATTGGAAATCGTCACTACCAGAACTAGTAGAGTCTGAGTCATCAAGCTCCTCACTCCCAAACGACATAGCTTCAACTTGGCTGCCCTGGCTAGGCTGTGCCCCAACACCACCTTTAGCCTTCTGAGATGTACAAGACATTATAGGAGACAAGCCTGTGTGGAGAAATAAAGAACATCAGCATACacaaataacaagaacaacaatccAATGGGGAAAAGGCAGACATAGATAGATCAGACAGCAGAAGAGCAACCATGTTAAATCAGAAATAAAAAACCGGAAAAAGGAACAATAAACAGCGGAAGAAAAGCTTTTTTAACATAACTTCAGAAATCATTGGTGAAAAAGCTACTAGAAACCCATAACGTTGATAAGAGAAGAAATTGAAAACAAATTCACGTACAAAGAAGTGTCATGACAAGTTCTCCCACTGAAAAGGTATCCTCAatacaaatcaaaagaaaaaaatattttttttgggaaCAGTTGCATTAGAAGATAAGTTCTTAATCCAAGTTCGACAATGAGAGTTTAGAAATTTTTCTAGAGTGAGATCTAAGAAGTCCAAGACGTGCGGAGGCTGGTGTATCAGGTTTTGTATATAACACATTAGAGTGTCATGAGAAAACATGAGACAGAAATGGGTGCTTCTACTAATTAATCTGCCGAACTCAGCCACAAACCCCAACATGAAGTAGAGAAGAAAACTGGAAGTATGAGAGAGTCCCACTCTAAGTTAAAACTCTTATAATGCAAACCAACTGCGAAGTTAAGAGGAATGATTCACCAAAACTACCACACCCAAAATCTACCACTTCAAATCACTTAAACTAAGTCGTGTCTTATgcc
This sequence is a window from Nicotiana sylvestris chromosome 3, ASM39365v2, whole genome shotgun sequence. Protein-coding genes within it:
- the LOC104231253 gene encoding large ribosomal subunit protein eL28z-like, producing the protein MTTVPGQLVWEIVKKNNSFLVKEFGNGTAGVVFSKEPNNLYNLHSYKHSGLANKKTVTIQAEGKDKSVLLATSKTKKQNKPSTLLNKSVMKKEFRRMTKAVTNQVADNYYRPDLKKAALARLSAVNRSLKVAKSGVKKKNRQA
- the LOC104231252 gene encoding uncharacterized protein At1g51745 isoform X1, giving the protein MGSSGESSAKAIDASVGGLVWVRRRNGSWWPGRILGPDELPQSCSVSPRSGTPVKLLGREDASVDWYNLEKSKRVKAFRCGEYDECIEKAKAAAANSSRKAVKYARREDAIIHALEIENARLGKDHPNFFSRIDKEDGEHHTMEDSHTSSNPHEDGKDLDEELTSSEDNSNSAQELSQSGVSFEAPNHVIASNEQPVCGRRRRTPNDSEDDGTEGSKRMKGLDDLGMGVVSSLKRKRSQVAHVHDFLKRKNRRRPLTKVLESTAMVSVPIMCEQLPSPTGSTLAGVSESKVHGLQSIESGKSSPAVLNNDTDNISVTCGNGKPLNVFGYAHDSSLVKCKQKESEISSILGLSENGSSDRLFDVPLVTEEKHSAGLSPIMSCTSQKAKGGVGAQPSQGSQVEAMSFGSEELDDSDSTSSGSDDFQCFSQRMEKGTSKWQLKGKRNSRQTSKITKKDSVKHGDLKDESNVYLTAMDLDAFPLSPGRKVGCYNTGGSHASESLTYRLKSKSATTTPQSETRSIVDELRGWGRNVSLREARMKGPTAELLAPQRLLPYRQSRYTVNPKYESSDFSLRHHIADSSLYDVNLEVKASYRPQHVPYISLMSKLNGQPIIGHPLTVEVLDDGFCDNLLVSGSECYSSSYDLDEDHSENNSALQGADMDYESKPSLAARISTRHHMVQPRGSPTKSPKTRKNGLLSKKIRKLSSLTGSHQQNKEKKPVVEKLKGPAVACVPLKIVFSRINEALNSSVRPAHRSIIPSIG